AAGGCCACCGGTAACGAGCTCAACGGGAAGAACTGGGCCAAACTGTGCAAGGACTGCAAGATCACTGACGGCAAGAACGTGAGCAGCACCGACGTGGACATCGTCTTCTCCAAAGTCAAGTAAGTCCTCCTTGCTCGCCACCCACACGCCGCACCACACCTCACGGGGGTCACCTGTGTGTGGTCTTCAGGCAGAAGTCGGCTCGCATCATCACCTTTGAGGAGTTCCAGCTGGCTCTGCATGAGTTGGCCCCGAAAAGGTTCAAAGGCAAAAGTCACGACGAGGCCCTGCGGTCCATCTTCAATCTGGTGGAGGCGGGGGCACCAAGCAACGTGGGCGTGACGGTAAGAAGGTTCCTGCTATACAGTAGGGAGGGGATTATTCACATGGCCACAGTCCTGGGTGGATCTTGTGTGAGGGGAAGGGAGTTGATAGTGCACTCCGcgaatttgtcacgtttcatgtgtcaggtaaaccacgacgaatggggccatgttcatgcgaaaaaaaatttgtttttttttgcgtcAATGCTAGTTTTGATCCACCCAGTCCTAGGTGGATCCCATGTGAGAGGAACAGAGTGGATCATGCACCCCCCCAATTTTGTCACGTGAACCGCAACAAATGGGGCCATGTTCATCATATCTAGCATTGACgcaaaaaagtgttgtttttcgTCAATGCTACTTTTGAATGGATGGATCGTGCGAGAGAGGGAGTGGATAGAGCACTCCCCaaatttgtcacatttcatgtgtcaggtaaaccgcaacaAATGGGGCCATGTTCATCATATCTAGCATTGACgcaaaaaagtgttgtttttcgTCAATGCTACTTTTGAATGGATGGATCGTGCGAGAGAGGGAGTGGATAGTGCACTCCCCAAATTTgtcccgtttcatgtgtcaggtaaaccgcaacaAATGGGGCCATGTTCATCAAAAgttgcattttgtttttttgcGTCAATGCTAGTTTTGATCCACCCAGTCCTAGGTGGATCCCATGTGGGAAGAAAAAAGAGTGGTCAGACAATcctcaaatttgtcacgtttcatgtgtcaaggtaaaccgcgacaaatggggccatgttcatcaaaactagcattgacgcaaaaacttttttttttgcgtcaATGCTAGTTTTGATCCACCCAGCCATGAGTGTATCTCAGGTGAGAGGAAGAGTGGATAGTGCACTCCCCAAATTTGTCCCGTttaatgtgtcaggtaaaccgcaacaAATGGGGCCATGTTCATCAAAAGTTgcattttgggtttttttttgcgTCAATGCTAGTTTTGATCCATCCAGTCCTAGGTGGATCCCATGTGGGAAGAAAAAATAGTGGACTGGCACTCCCCAAATTAGTCACGTTTCATGTTAAACCGCGACAAATGGGGCCATGTTCATGcgaaaaaaaatttgtttttttttgcgtcAATGCTAGTTTTGATCCACCCAGTCCTAGGTGGGTCCCATGTGAGAGGAACAGAGTGGATCATGCACCCCCCCCAATTTTGTCACGTGAACCGCAACAAATGGGGCCATGTTCATCATATCTAGCATTGACgcaaaaaagtgttgtttttcgTCAATGCTACTTTTGAATGGATGGATCGTGCGAGAGAGGGAGTGGATAGTGCActccccaaatttgtcacgtttcatgtgtcaggtaaaccgcaacaAATGGGGCCATGTTCATCAAAAgttgcattttgtttttttgcGTCAATGCTAGTTTTGATCCATCCAGTCCTAGGTGGATCCCATGTGGGAAGAAAAAAGAGTGGTCAGACAATcctcaaatttgtcacgtttcatgtgtcaaggtaaaccgcgacaaatggggccatgttcatcaaaactagcattgacgcaaaaacatttttttttgcgtcAATGCTAGTTTTGATCCACCCACCCATGAGTGTATCTCAGGTGAGAGGAAGAGAGTGGATAGTGCACTCCCCAAATTTgtcccgtttcatgtgtcaggtaaaccgccacAAATGGGGCCATGTTCATCAAAACTAGCATTgacgcaaaaacatttttttttgcgtcAATGCTAGTTTTGATCCACCCAGCCATGAGTGTATCTCAGGTGAGAGGAAGAGTGGATAGTGCACTCCCCAAATTTGTcccatttcatgtgtcaggtaaaccgcaacaAATGGGGCCATGTTCATCAAAAgttgcattttgtttttttttgcgtcAATGCTAGTTTTGATCCATCCAGTCCTAGGTGGATCCCATGTGGGAAGAAAAAGGAGTGGACTGGCActccccaaatttgtcacgtttcatgtgtcaaggtaaaccgcgacaaatggggccatgttcatcaaaactagcattgacgcaaaaacatttttttttgcgtcAATGCTAGTTTTGATCCACCCAGCCATGAGTGTATCGCAGGTGAGAGGAAGAGTGGATAGTGCACTCCCCAAATTTgtcccgtttcatgtgtcaggtaaaccgcaacaAATGGGGCCATGTTCATCAAAAGTTgcattttggggttttttttgcgtCAATGCTAGTTTTGATCCATCCAGTCCTAGGTGGATCCCACGTGGGAAGAAAAAATAGTGGACTGGCActccccaaatttgtcacgtttcatgtgtcaaggtaaaccgcgacaaatggggccatgttcatcaaaactagcattgacgcaaaaacatttttttttgcgtcAATGCTAGTTTTGATCCACCCAGCCATGAGTGTATCGCAGGTGAGAGGAAGAGTGGATAGTGCACTCCCCAAATTTgtcccgtttcatgtgtcaggtaaaccgcaacaAATGGGGCCATGTTCATCAAAAgttgcattttgtttttttttgcgtcAATGCTAGTTTTGATCCATCCAGTCCTGGGTGGATCCCATGTGGGAAGAAAAAAGAGTGGACTGGCACTCCCCAAATttttcacgtttcatgtgtcaaggTAAACCacgacgaatggggccatgttcatgcgaaaaaaaatttgtttttttttgcgtcAATGCTAGTTTTGATCCACCCAGTCCTAGGTGGGTCCCATGTGAGAGGAACAGAGTGGATCATGCACCCCCCCAATTTTGTCACGTGAACCGCAACAAATGGGGCCATGTTCATCATATCTAGCATTGACgcaaaaaagtgttgtttttcgTCAATGCTACTTTTGAATGGATGGATCGTGCGAGAGAGGGAGTGGATAGTGCACTCCCCAAATTTgtcccgtttcatgtgtcaggtaaaccgcaacaAATGGGGCCATGTTCATCAAAAgttgcattttgtttttttgcGTCAATGCTAGTTTTGATCCATCCAGTCCTAGGTGGATCCCATGTGGGAAGAAAAAAGAGTGGTCAGACAATcctcaaatttgtcacgtttcatgtgtcaaggTAAACCGCGACTAATGGGGCCATGTTCATCAAAACTAGCATTgacgcaaaaacatttttttttgcgtcAATGCTAGTTTTGATCCACCCAGCCATGAGTGTATCTCAGGTGAGAGGAAGAGTGGATAGTGCACTCCCCGAATTTGTCCCGTTTCATGTGGCAGGTAAACCGCAACAAATGGGGCCATGTTCATCAAAAgttgcattttgttttt
Above is a genomic segment from Nerophis ophidion isolate RoL-2023_Sa linkage group LG02, RoL_Noph_v1.0, whole genome shotgun sequence containing:
- the tppp3 gene encoding tubulin polymerization-promoting protein family member 3 is translated as MAENVDSFDLLEAFKKFAIHGDTKATGNELNGKNWAKLCKDCKITDGKNVSSTDVDIVFSKVKQKSARIITFEEFQLALHELAPKRFKGKSHDEALRSIFNLVEAGAPSNVGVTKMSKAGGVDRLTDTSRYTGSHKERFDESGKGKGREGREDLVSNTGYVGAYKDAGTYDAKMKDLK